Proteins found in one Serratia plymuthica genomic segment:
- a CDS encoding AI-2E family transporter: MMSKGISKGFFILILFIVTAAFLDVLGPYYSSVLWAIILAVIFHPLKNKLKQYLGDRNGLVSLLTLLVICLIVFTPLAIIASSLALEFNVLYEKLQNNNTQLPAMLADVMRHLPSWARHFLAEHNLDSAAEIQKQLSEVALKGGQFLAGSVFLIGKGTFNFAVGFGIMLYLLFFLLKDGPYLVTLALEALPLSEHVKHHLFVKFAAVSRATVKGTVVVAIVQGALGGLAFYITGIDGSLLWGALMAFLSIIPAVGSAIIWVPAAIYFFATGMLWQGAFLVGFFVVVIGLVDNILRPLLVGKDTKMPDYLILISTLGGMEIYGINGFVIGPLIAALFIACWNILSGRDSEETTDEIDEAFIEEGKNHPDAS, from the coding sequence ATGATGTCTAAAGGTATTTCAAAGGGATTCTTTATTCTGATCCTTTTCATCGTAACCGCCGCTTTTCTGGACGTATTGGGTCCCTATTATTCGTCGGTGCTATGGGCCATCATATTAGCCGTGATTTTCCACCCGTTGAAAAACAAGCTTAAGCAATACCTTGGCGACCGCAACGGCCTGGTCTCATTGTTAACACTGCTGGTGATCTGCCTGATTGTGTTTACCCCGTTGGCGATCATCGCTTCGTCGCTGGCGCTTGAGTTCAACGTTCTCTACGAAAAACTGCAGAACAACAATACCCAACTGCCTGCGATGCTGGCCGACGTGATGCGGCATTTACCCAGCTGGGCACGGCATTTTCTGGCGGAGCATAACCTCGACAGCGCCGCGGAAATACAAAAGCAGCTTTCCGAGGTGGCACTCAAGGGCGGGCAATTCCTGGCGGGCAGCGTATTCCTGATCGGCAAAGGCACGTTCAACTTTGCCGTCGGCTTTGGCATCATGCTCTATCTGCTGTTCTTCCTGCTCAAAGACGGCCCCTATCTGGTGACCCTGGCGCTTGAGGCGCTGCCGCTGTCCGAGCACGTTAAACACCACCTGTTCGTGAAGTTCGCCGCCGTGTCCCGCGCTACGGTGAAAGGCACCGTGGTGGTGGCGATTGTGCAAGGCGCCCTCGGCGGCCTGGCATTTTACATCACCGGCATCGATGGCAGTTTGCTGTGGGGCGCGCTGATGGCCTTCCTCTCCATCATTCCCGCCGTCGGTTCGGCCATTATCTGGGTACCGGCAGCCATCTATTTCTTCGCCACCGGCATGCTGTGGCAAGGGGCGTTCCTGGTCGGGTTCTTCGTGGTGGTTATCGGGCTGGTTGACAATATTCTGCGCCCGCTGCTGGTCGGCAAAGATACCAAGATGCCGGATTATCTCATCCTGATTTCCACGCTGGGCGGCATGGAGATTTACGGCATCAATGGCTTCGTTATCGGCCCCTTGATCGCCGCACTGTTCATCGCCTGCTGGAATATCCTTTCCGGCCGCGACAGCGAGGAAACCACCGATGAGATTGATGAAGCCTTTATCGAAGAAGGCAAGAATCATCCTGATGCGAGTTAA